In Deinococcus proteolyticus MRP, a single genomic region encodes these proteins:
- a CDS encoding LL-diaminopimelate aminotransferase yields the protein MAKLNPNYRKLSAGYLFPEIARRVREYSAQHPDQAIYRLGIGNTTEPLTPTILQGLHGRVTALGNRDTYSGYGDEQGELELREALVAYYAQRGVTLDPSEIFVSDGAKADAANIQNLFAQDSVIAIQNPAYPVYVDSNVVAGRTGEYDAAAGAYAGLRLLEGNPENGWFAAPPTSDGQGGPLDVVYLCSPNNPTGAVATREQLQAWVDYARRHGAVIIFDAAYAEFIADPELPRSIYEIEGASECAIELTSFSKFSGFTGVRLGWAVVPHALRTEDSEPGELNRMWNRRQSTFFNGASNIAQSGGVAALSEAGQRESRALVAYYMENARIIRAALRELGLEVTGGDNAPYLWVKTPSGPDGQPLGSWEFFDQLLHQAQVVVTPGAGFGSAGEGYVRFSAFGHRENIAAAVQSIREKLNLQR from the coding sequence ATGGCCAAACTCAACCCCAACTACCGCAAGCTTTCCGCCGGCTACCTGTTTCCCGAAATCGCCCGCCGGGTACGTGAGTACAGTGCCCAGCATCCGGACCAGGCCATCTACCGCCTGGGCATCGGTAACACGACCGAGCCACTCACGCCCACCATCTTGCAGGGGCTGCACGGCCGCGTGACGGCGCTGGGCAACCGCGACACCTACAGCGGCTACGGCGACGAGCAGGGCGAACTGGAACTGCGTGAAGCGCTGGTCGCCTACTACGCGCAGCGCGGTGTGACACTAGACCCCAGCGAGATTTTCGTGAGCGACGGCGCCAAGGCCGACGCCGCCAACATCCAGAACCTGTTCGCGCAGGACAGCGTCATCGCCATTCAGAATCCCGCCTACCCGGTCTACGTGGACAGCAACGTGGTGGCCGGCCGCACCGGCGAATATGACGCCGCAGCCGGGGCCTACGCCGGGCTCAGGCTGCTGGAAGGGAACCCCGAGAACGGCTGGTTCGCTGCGCCGCCCACCTCTGACGGGCAGGGCGGGCCGCTGGACGTGGTGTACCTGTGCAGTCCCAACAACCCGACCGGGGCCGTGGCGACCCGTGAGCAGCTGCAGGCGTGGGTGGACTACGCCCGCCGGCACGGGGCCGTCATCATCTTCGACGCGGCCTATGCCGAGTTCATCGCGGACCCGGAGCTGCCGCGCTCCATCTACGAAATCGAGGGAGCCAGCGAATGCGCCATTGAGCTCACCTCGTTCAGCAAGTTCTCCGGCTTTACCGGCGTGCGCCTGGGCTGGGCTGTGGTGCCGCATGCCCTGCGGACCGAGGACAGCGAGCCCGGTGAGCTGAACCGGATGTGGAACCGCCGCCAGAGCACCTTTTTCAACGGCGCCAGCAACATCGCCCAGTCGGGCGGCGTGGCGGCGCTGAGCGAGGCAGGCCAGCGTGAGAGCCGCGCCCTGGTCGCCTACTACATGGAAAATGCCCGCATTATCCGTGCGGCGTTGCGTGAGCTGGGCCTGGAGGTGACCGGCGGCGACAATGCGCCTTACCTGTGGGTCAAGACGCCCAGTGGTCCAGACGGCCAGCCCCTGGGCAGCTGGGAATTTTTCGACCAGCTGCTCCATCAGGCCCAGGTGGTCGTGACCCCCGGCGCCGGGTTCGGCTCGGCCGGGGAAGGCTACGTGCGGTTTTCGGCCTTCGGGCACCGCGAGAACATCGCAGCGGCGGTGCAGAGCATCCGGGAAAAGCTGAACTTGCAGCGCTGA
- the dapA gene encoding 4-hydroxy-tetrahydrodipicolinate synthase, with product MTTDSLTPLDLSGVYTALVTPFTLDGWVDEAALADLIEYQIESGVSGLVPCGTTGESPTLTHAEHDHVVDFTVRQAAGRVPVIAGTGSNSTAEAIQLSQHAEMSGVDGVLLINPYYNKPTQKGLYEHFRAVAEAVNIPVVLYNIASRTAVNIETPTLVRLAQDCPNIKGVKEASGNLRQMADVIGQRLPGFQVVSGDDNMVLDLVEAGGHGVISVASNIIPAQMAELVRLARAGQLEEARTLEATLADFFRACFCETNPIPIKTALAEYGWCEETFRLPMTTLEDEAHRGEILAALSGLDVRRGAKGLKV from the coding sequence ATGACCACCGATTCCCTCACTCCCCTTGACCTCAGCGGGGTGTACACCGCACTAGTTACTCCCTTTACCCTGGACGGCTGGGTGGATGAAGCCGCCCTGGCCGACCTGATTGAGTACCAGATCGAGTCTGGCGTCAGCGGCCTGGTGCCCTGCGGCACCACCGGCGAAAGCCCCACCCTGACCCACGCCGAGCACGACCATGTGGTGGATTTCACCGTGCGCCAGGCGGCCGGGCGCGTGCCGGTGATCGCCGGCACCGGCTCCAACTCCACCGCCGAGGCGATTCAGCTGAGCCAGCACGCCGAAATGAGCGGTGTGGACGGCGTGCTGCTGATCAATCCCTACTACAACAAGCCCACCCAGAAGGGCCTGTACGAGCACTTCCGGGCCGTGGCGGAGGCGGTGAACATTCCGGTGGTGCTGTACAACATCGCCAGCCGCACCGCCGTGAACATAGAAACGCCCACGCTGGTGCGGCTGGCCCAGGACTGCCCCAACATCAAGGGTGTCAAGGAAGCCAGCGGCAACCTGCGCCAGATGGCGGACGTGATCGGCCAGCGCCTGCCCGGCTTTCAGGTCGTGAGCGGCGACGACAATATGGTGCTGGACCTGGTGGAAGCCGGCGGACACGGCGTCATCTCGGTGGCCAGCAACATCATCCCCGCGCAGATGGCCGAACTGGTCCGCCTGGCCCGCGCCGGACAGCTGGAGGAAGCCCGCACCCTGGAAGCTACCCTGGCGGACTTTTTCCGCGCCTGCTTCTGCGAGACCAACCCCATTCCCATCAAGACCGCCCTGGCCGAGTACGGCTGGTGCGAGGAAACCTTCCGCCTCCCCATGACCACCCTGGAAGACGAGGCGCACAGAGGGGAGATTCTGGCGGCGCTGTCCGGGCTGGACGTGCGCAGAGGTGCGAAAGGTCTGAAGGTCTAA